In the genome of Mytilus edulis chromosome 3, xbMytEdul2.2, whole genome shotgun sequence, one region contains:
- the LOC139517543 gene encoding mannose-6-phosphate isomerase-like: MGDTERVFEIRCSVQNYAWGKHGSSSAVAQLAASADKNLKIDENKPYAELWMGTHSNGPSEIYKDGQCKGKLKDWIKQNVDCLGSQVREYFNGRLPFLFKVLSVNNSLSIQAHPNKVHSEKLHKERPDIYKDPNHKPEMAIALTPFKAMCGFRPIQEVADFLTKIEPFRTAVGSKNAIKLITASKTNDMPLHREAMKYCFTGLMQQETDIVKRELKKLFMLVEQFNTEGKDASILIPDMLQKLNTEFPGDVGIFAIYFLNIITLKPGEAIFLEADYPHAYLSGDCMECMACSDNVVRAGLTPKFRDVHTLCEMLDYTGRQISRTKLKPSKVDNSQSGIEEIHFTPPIYDFAVNVIEVSSGCTKATLRPLDSASIVIVQSGEGIATNSTLSSPLGVRAGSTLFISANETVNLDIHSQGMLIFRALAGL; encoded by the exons ATGGGAGACACTGAAAGGG tttttgaaATAAGATGTTCTGTACAGAATTATGCATGGGGAAAACATGGATCTTCAAGTGCTGTAGCACAACTTGCTGCATCAGctgataaaaatttgaaaatagatGAAAATAAACCATATGCTGAG TTATGGATGGGAACCCATTCTAATGGACCTTCAGAGATATACAAAGATGGTCAGTGTAAAGGAAAGTTAAAAGATTGGATAAAACAGAATGTAGATTGTTTGGGTTCACAGGTCAGAGAGTATTTTAATGGCCGCCTTCCATTCTTATTCAAGGTGTTGTCTGTCAATAACTCCTTGTCGATACAGGCCCATCCAAATAAG GTTCATTCTGAAAAGCTACACAAAGAGAGACCAGACATCTACAAAGATCCTAATCATAAACCAGAAATGGCCATTGCTTTGACCCCATTTAAAGCAATGTGTGGATTCAGACCAATTCAAGAAGTGGCAGACTTTTTAACAA AAATAGAACCATTTAGAACAGCAGTTGGTAGTAAGAATGCCATTAAGTTAATAACAGCAAGTAAAACCAATGACATGCCATTACACAGAGAAGCTATGAAATACTGCTTTACAGGACTGATGCAACAAGAAACAGATATTGTAAAGAGGGAATTAAAGAAGTTATTTATGCTTGTTGAACAATTCA ACACAGAAGGTAAGGATGCCAGCATTTTGATACCAGATATGTTACAGAAACTGAATACAGAATTTCCTGGAGATGTtggtatttttgctatttactTCCTCAACATTATAACTCTGAAGCCAGGAGAAGCCATCTTTCTTGAGGCTGACTATCCTCATGCTTATTTATCAGGAG attgtaTGGAATGTATGGCATGTTCTGATAATGTAGTTAGAGCAGGACTTACACCAAAGTTTAGAGATGTTCATACACTGTGTGAAATGTTAGATTATACTGGCCGTCAAATATCTAGAACAAAACTAAAACCATCTAAAGTAGATAATTCCCAATCAGGAATAGAGGAAATCCACTTTACACCACCTATATATGATTTTGCAGTCAATGTTATAGAG GTATCAAGTGGATGTACTAAAGCAACCCTGCGACCTTTAGACAGTGCTAGTATTGTAATAGTACAGAGTGGTGAAGGCATTGCCACTAATTCTACATTAAGCTCACCTCTTGGTGTCCGGGCAGGATCTACCCTGTTTATATCTGCTAATGAGACAGTAAATCTAGATATACACTCACAAGGAATGTTGATATTCAGAGCATTAGCTGGTCTTTAG